In one window of Posidoniimonas corsicana DNA:
- a CDS encoding VIT1/CCC1 transporter family protein: MPDPTDPPPLEHSHTPEAIAARLAEVRKPDDLGDFVLGAVDGAITTFAIVAGVAGSGLSAGVAVVLGLANVLADGFSMAVGNYLKTKSDHDILDRYRRLELRHIHREPEGEREEVRQIFAAKGFQGEILEEVVDVITADKQQWVDTMLREEFGLPTAPPEPRRAAAITFFAFVLAGLAPIVPLAFSRVLGPDATFFLSIVVTMLVFAAIGAVRGRVTQMSQLRGALETMFTGGSAAGLAYAVGRLLSGFVGT; the protein is encoded by the coding sequence ATGCCTGACCCAACCGACCCGCCGCCGCTGGAGCACTCGCACACCCCCGAGGCAATCGCCGCACGACTGGCGGAGGTCCGGAAGCCGGACGATCTGGGAGACTTCGTGCTCGGCGCCGTCGATGGCGCCATCACGACGTTCGCAATCGTGGCGGGGGTCGCCGGGTCCGGTTTGTCGGCGGGCGTTGCGGTGGTGCTTGGCCTGGCCAACGTGCTGGCCGACGGATTCAGCATGGCTGTCGGCAACTACCTAAAGACCAAATCAGACCACGACATCCTTGATCGCTACCGCAGGCTGGAGCTTCGCCATATCCACCGCGAGCCCGAAGGAGAGCGGGAAGAGGTGCGGCAGATCTTCGCCGCCAAAGGGTTCCAGGGTGAGATCCTGGAAGAAGTTGTCGACGTCATCACCGCGGACAAGCAGCAGTGGGTCGACACGATGCTGCGGGAAGAATTCGGTCTACCGACCGCGCCCCCGGAGCCACGCAGAGCGGCGGCCATTACGTTCTTCGCGTTCGTGCTGGCGGGTCTGGCCCCGATCGTTCCTCTGGCGTTCTCCCGAGTGCTTGGGCCCGACGCCACCTTCTTCCTAAGCATCGTAGTGACGATGCTCGTGTTTGCGGCGATCGGCGCCGTGCGTGGCCGTGTGACGCAGATGTCTCAGCTACGCGGCGCGCTGGAAACTATGTTCACCGGCGGGTCGGCGGCGGGGTTAGCGTACGCCGTAGGCCGCCTGCTGAGTGGCTTTGTCGGGACGTAA
- a CDS encoding PEP-CTERM sorting domain-containing protein, with protein MTPRRTLRCVHASFGCAALAGLLIGTQASGQIFTDSLSSGANWTVVQDADASAVFGYDYSQKGVPQAPNGSDSVGLKFEVNNAAPAEAAAIGAFTEVSSLPSQYTFRVDAWLNWAPDGGGVGSGTTEFIGVAVAHDEFAPGPFGASFIYSSEGDAAATDYRLYKDDFQLQSESGQYALGTEAGARDSSNPIIQEAFPSFDIATAVPTQGATGTQPAGAGGFQWMTINIEVDADAIGPAGTTENPGTAHFSMKSAASGKVLDVGTIDYSNTDDGYLYPSTGIDLQAGSLGLLMSDIFSSVTLNPDFAFGLFDNVQVLEGLVALEPDAPVGLPGDYNDNGVVDAADYTVWRDALGGAESLPNDDTPGVGADDYDRWRDAYGNSSESLSAAAGAPEPASIALLLAAGMGIATVRRKS; from the coding sequence ATGACCCCACGCCGGACTCTGCGCTGCGTCCACGCCTCCTTCGGCTGCGCCGCGCTGGCCGGGCTCCTGATCGGGACCCAGGCCTCAGGACAGATCTTCACCGACAGCCTCAGCAGCGGCGCGAACTGGACGGTTGTCCAAGACGCCGACGCCTCGGCGGTGTTCGGTTACGACTACTCGCAGAAGGGCGTTCCCCAGGCGCCCAACGGGTCTGACAGCGTCGGCCTGAAGTTCGAAGTCAACAACGCCGCCCCGGCCGAGGCGGCGGCCATCGGAGCGTTCACCGAGGTGTCGAGCCTGCCGTCGCAGTACACGTTCCGCGTCGACGCCTGGCTCAACTGGGCGCCTGACGGCGGTGGCGTCGGCTCCGGGACGACGGAGTTCATCGGCGTCGCGGTGGCGCACGACGAGTTCGCGCCGGGCCCCTTTGGCGCCTCGTTTATCTACTCCTCGGAGGGTGACGCCGCGGCCACCGACTACCGCCTGTACAAGGATGACTTCCAACTGCAGTCAGAGAGCGGCCAGTACGCGTTAGGCACCGAGGCCGGCGCCCGCGACAGCTCGAACCCAATCATCCAGGAGGCCTTCCCGTCGTTCGACATCGCGACGGCGGTTCCGACCCAAGGCGCAACCGGGACCCAGCCCGCCGGCGCGGGTGGCTTCCAGTGGATGACGATCAACATCGAAGTCGACGCCGACGCCATCGGGCCGGCGGGGACCACAGAGAACCCAGGCACAGCGCACTTCAGCATGAAGAGCGCCGCCTCGGGCAAGGTGCTTGACGTCGGCACCATCGACTACAGCAATACGGACGATGGTTACCTTTACCCCTCGACCGGCATCGACCTGCAGGCGGGTTCGCTCGGCCTGCTGATGTCCGACATTTTCTCCTCAGTGACCCTCAACCCCGACTTTGCATTCGGCCTGTTCGACAACGTGCAGGTGCTCGAGGGTCTGGTCGCGCTCGAGCCCGACGCCCCGGTTGGACTGCCTGGCGACTACAACGACAACGGCGTGGTGGACGCGGCGGACTACACCGTCTGGCGTGACGCACTGGGCGGCGCCGAGTCGCTTCCCAACGACGACACCCCAGGCGTGGGCGCGGACGACTACGACCGCTGGCGCGACGCTTACGGTAATTCCTCCGAGTCGCTTAGCGCCGCGGCGGGAGCGCCGGAGCCCGCATCGATTGCCCTGTTGCTGGCGGCCGGAATGGGGATCGCGACCGTGCGTCGCAAGAGCTGA
- a CDS encoding 3-isopropylmalate dehydrogenase, translating to MAQPLKIAQIAGDGIGPEVVGASLEVLRAAAPGCGLDYQVTEFPFSAAHFLETGHVLDDQDIQTLRGFDSILLGAVGGLPNDPRLAGGVIEKGILLKLRFELDQYINLRPVNLYPGIETPLKGKTDEHINFVCVRENTEDLYCGVGGYVRKGTPQEVSNQTMVSTRFGVERCIRYAFELAKTRERKHLTLVHKTNVLTFAGDTWHRAFREIAEEYPGVETNYHHVDACCMFMVQRPEVYDVIVVPNMFGDIITDLGAAIAGGMGIAASGNLNPDGDAPSMFEPVHGSAPDIAGQNLANPIATIDSLGLLLRETGRIKSNAAAVQCGEQIGAAVKKVTPKFAGKSLDRSDYGTDEIGKMVADALA from the coding sequence ATGGCCCAGCCTTTGAAGATTGCACAGATTGCCGGAGACGGAATTGGCCCCGAAGTGGTGGGCGCGTCGCTCGAGGTGCTGCGGGCCGCGGCCCCGGGGTGCGGCTTGGACTACCAGGTTACCGAGTTCCCGTTCTCCGCGGCGCACTTCCTTGAGACCGGCCACGTTCTGGATGACCAGGACATCCAGACCCTCCGCGGTTTCGACTCGATCCTGCTGGGCGCCGTCGGGGGGCTGCCGAACGATCCCCGCCTGGCGGGGGGCGTGATCGAGAAGGGGATCCTGCTGAAGCTGCGGTTTGAACTCGACCAGTACATCAATCTCCGCCCGGTCAACCTCTACCCCGGTATTGAGACCCCGCTCAAGGGCAAGACCGACGAGCACATTAACTTCGTCTGCGTACGGGAGAACACCGAGGACCTGTACTGCGGCGTCGGTGGGTACGTGCGTAAAGGGACCCCTCAGGAGGTCAGCAACCAGACGATGGTCTCGACCCGGTTTGGGGTGGAGCGCTGCATCCGTTACGCGTTTGAGCTAGCCAAGACCCGTGAGCGGAAGCATCTCACGCTGGTGCACAAGACGAACGTCCTCACGTTCGCCGGCGACACCTGGCACCGGGCGTTCAGGGAGATCGCCGAGGAGTATCCCGGCGTCGAAACCAACTACCACCATGTCGACGCCTGCTGCATGTTCATGGTCCAGCGGCCTGAGGTCTACGACGTGATCGTGGTGCCGAACATGTTCGGCGACATCATCACCGACCTGGGCGCCGCCATCGCCGGCGGGATGGGCATCGCCGCCAGCGGCAACCTGAACCCGGACGGCGACGCGCCGTCCATGTTCGAGCCGGTGCACGGCTCGGCGCCCGACATCGCCGGACAGAACCTGGCCAACCCGATTGCGACGATCGACTCGCTCGGCCTGCTGCTCCGTGAGACCGGCCGGATCAAGAGCAACGCTGCGGCGGTTCAGTGCGGCGAGCAGATTGGCGCCGCCGTTAAGAAAGTCACGCCGAAATTCGCCGGGAAGAGCCTTGACCGGTCCGACTACGGCACCGACGAGATTGGGAAGATGGTGGCCGACGCGTTGGCGTAG
- a CDS encoding GGDEF domain-containing protein: MIDSLSQLSSYGISETVALGAVAVLGYLFGRRSTKTLEPADVSEDIQRATAIATELESIAGELRSDLAYHRTQVERFKKQLRAAATDGESKAWKRLREEAETILGPTLELAGQLSLAYDKIRQQSQSLAHYTTSRIDPLTGLSNGRALEEQLEVLLSRRATRDHEPVCSVAMISIESVSADRDASHGAPLAQLGKAVTQQLRGSDFAARYGSDELVVVMPKTPLSGASVFGRRFRATIEVQLGMQVCCGVAEALPGETAKGMLARADAALYSARAAKPGAQYLHNGSAIRGDTADPLPCQGTQATPTESESAAPSEAEKAASSQTAAL; the protein is encoded by the coding sequence ATGATCGACTCACTTAGCCAGCTGTCGTCGTACGGAATCTCGGAGACAGTCGCTCTGGGCGCCGTGGCCGTGCTCGGCTACCTGTTCGGGCGTCGCTCGACAAAGACGCTAGAACCGGCTGATGTTTCAGAGGACATCCAGCGGGCAACCGCGATCGCCACCGAGCTCGAGAGCATCGCTGGCGAACTCCGCAGCGACCTGGCCTACCACCGCACCCAGGTCGAGCGTTTCAAGAAGCAGCTGCGGGCCGCCGCCACCGACGGAGAGTCGAAAGCGTGGAAGCGCCTTCGCGAGGAGGCCGAGACGATCCTTGGGCCAACCCTCGAGCTGGCCGGCCAGCTGTCGCTGGCGTACGACAAGATCCGCCAGCAGTCGCAGTCGCTCGCCCACTACACCACCAGCCGGATCGACCCGCTCACCGGACTAAGCAACGGCCGGGCGCTCGAAGAGCAGCTCGAGGTGCTGCTGTCCCGACGCGCGACGCGCGATCACGAGCCGGTCTGCTCGGTAGCGATGATCAGCATCGAATCGGTCTCGGCGGACCGTGACGCGTCGCACGGCGCCCCTCTGGCCCAACTCGGCAAGGCGGTCACCCAGCAGTTGCGCGGCAGCGACTTCGCCGCCCGCTACGGGTCCGACGAGCTGGTGGTCGTGATGCCCAAGACACCCCTCTCCGGGGCTAGCGTGTTCGGCCGCCGGTTCCGCGCCACCATCGAGGTGCAGCTCGGGATGCAGGTCTGCTGCGGCGTTGCCGAAGCGCTCCCCGGGGAAACGGCCAAGGGGATGCTCGCCCGGGCCGACGCGGCCCTGTACAGCGCCCGAGCCGCCAAACCCGGCGCCCAGTACCTGCACAACGGCTCGGCCATCCGCGGCGACACCGCCGACCCTCTCCCCTGCCAAGGGACGCAGGCAACCCCGACAGAATCTGAGTCGGCAGCTCCGTCAGAGGCCGAAAAGGCGGCGTCCAGCCAGACCGCGGCCCTCTAA
- a CDS encoding DNA-directed RNA polymerase subunit alpha C-terminal domain-containing protein, translating into MSTGLEADVKQIVLSTAAFGPREIEEITRTISSNYSKYRELREAVAELEEQPNRTPATAARLGVCQYLLGQYSDAIETLSHADGGALTHFYLGKANLALDKYAEAVAAYDSAQRAGYEPGAVALAKAEALRYDKQPEEALKLLDSLSGAVEQTAEYLYQRSATVQAMGGSRDEVVAYLERAVSVDDSHAGALFGLALENDRHGNDQEARELYERASVQFPSHVGTLLNLGILYEDLEQHERAKACYRRILDSFPSHPRARLFFRDADASRDMYYDEEARRRQDRLSQVLGIPVTDFELSVRSRNCLQKMGIMTLGDLTETSEQVLLSSKNFGETSLVEIREMLSSKGLELGMFAGQKREEETSYDPDSLSPDERALLDRPISDLNLSVRARKCMVRLGLTTIGELVRRTGDDLLECKNFGVTSLNEVREKLTQANLKLRGD; encoded by the coding sequence ATGTCGACCGGTCTAGAAGCAGACGTCAAGCAGATTGTGCTTTCCACCGCGGCCTTTGGCCCGCGCGAGATTGAAGAAATCACCCGGACCATTTCGTCCAACTACAGCAAGTACCGCGAGCTGCGTGAGGCGGTGGCAGAGCTGGAAGAGCAGCCCAACCGGACGCCGGCCACGGCCGCCCGTCTGGGCGTGTGCCAGTACCTGCTGGGCCAGTACTCCGACGCCATCGAGACGCTTTCGCACGCTGATGGCGGCGCCCTGACCCACTTCTACCTGGGCAAGGCGAACCTCGCGCTCGACAAGTACGCCGAGGCGGTGGCGGCGTACGACTCGGCCCAACGCGCCGGCTACGAGCCGGGCGCCGTGGCGCTCGCCAAGGCCGAGGCGCTCCGCTACGACAAGCAGCCTGAGGAGGCCCTTAAGCTGCTCGACTCGCTCTCGGGCGCGGTCGAGCAGACCGCCGAGTACCTGTACCAGCGCTCCGCCACGGTCCAGGCAATGGGCGGCTCGCGCGACGAGGTGGTTGCCTACCTGGAGCGGGCCGTGAGCGTCGACGATAGCCACGCCGGCGCCCTGTTCGGCCTGGCCCTAGAGAACGACCGCCACGGCAACGACCAGGAGGCCCGTGAGCTGTACGAGCGGGCGTCGGTCCAGTTCCCCTCGCATGTCGGCACGCTGCTCAACCTCGGCATCCTGTACGAGGACCTGGAGCAGCACGAGCGGGCCAAGGCCTGCTACCGTCGGATCCTCGACTCGTTCCCGTCGCACCCCCGCGCCCGGCTGTTCTTCCGCGACGCCGACGCCAGCCGCGACATGTACTACGACGAGGAGGCCCGCCGCCGCCAGGACCGCCTGAGCCAGGTGCTGGGCATCCCGGTCACCGACTTCGAACTCTCCGTCCGCAGCCGCAACTGCCTGCAGAAGATGGGCATCATGACCCTCGGCGACCTGACCGAGACCTCCGAGCAGGTGCTGCTGTCCAGCAAGAACTTCGGCGAGACCTCGCTGGTTGAGATCCGCGAGATGCTCTCTTCCAAGGGCCTGGAGCTCGGCATGTTCGCCGGCCAGAAGCGCGAGGAGGAGACTTCCTACGACCCCGACTCGCTGTCGCCGGACGAGCGGGCCCTGCTGGACCGCCCCATCTCGGACCTCAACCTGTCGGTCCGGGCGCGTAAGTGCATGGTGCGTCTGGGCCTGACCACGATTGGCGAGTTGGTCCGCCGCACCGGCGACGACCTGCTGGAGTGCAAGAACTTCGGCGTGACAAGCCTCAACGAGGTCCGCGAGAAGCTGACCCAGGCCAACCTGAAGCTCCGCGGCGACTGA
- the tgt gene encoding tRNA guanosine(34) transglycosylase Tgt, whose amino-acid sequence MAAHAVTFELHHTDAHCAARRATLRTPHGVVDLPTFMPVGTVGTVKGVDIGRLGETGAQMVLGNTYHMALRPGEEVVAKLGGLHAMSGWRGPMLTDSGGFQIFSLAKKVKITEEGARFHSHIDGAALHLTPERSVEIQEHLGADVAMVLDHVIALPADRYAIVDAMQRSIRWAERCLQHASRPDQSLFAIVQGGLDSGLRAECAARLSEMDFAGYAIGGLSVGESADEMDRTIDDTCPALPHDRPRYLMGVGTPRDLLESISRGVDMFDCVMPTRNGRNALAFTDEGPLRLRNARHTEDTRPLEEDCPCPACRHSRGYLRHLFTAGEMLGPILLSIHNLTYYQRLMADARAAIEADRFMAFKAGKLAGWVGTADK is encoded by the coding sequence TTGGCCGCGCACGCCGTCACGTTCGAGCTGCACCACACCGACGCGCACTGCGCCGCCCGTCGCGCCACGCTGCGCACGCCGCACGGCGTGGTTGACCTACCCACCTTCATGCCGGTCGGCACGGTGGGCACGGTCAAGGGCGTCGACATCGGCCGCCTCGGCGAGACCGGCGCCCAGATGGTGCTTGGCAACACCTACCACATGGCGCTCCGGCCTGGCGAGGAGGTTGTCGCCAAGCTGGGCGGGCTGCACGCCATGTCGGGCTGGCGGGGCCCGATGCTCACCGACAGCGGCGGCTTCCAGATCTTCAGCCTCGCCAAGAAGGTCAAGATCACCGAGGAGGGCGCCCGGTTCCACTCGCACATCGACGGCGCCGCCCTCCACCTGACGCCGGAGCGATCGGTCGAGATCCAGGAGCACCTGGGAGCCGACGTCGCGATGGTGCTGGACCACGTGATCGCCTTGCCCGCCGACCGGTACGCGATCGTCGACGCGATGCAGCGGAGCATCCGCTGGGCAGAGCGGTGCCTGCAACATGCCTCGCGGCCGGACCAGTCGCTGTTCGCCATCGTCCAGGGCGGACTCGACTCTGGGCTGCGCGCCGAGTGCGCGGCGCGGCTGTCCGAGATGGACTTCGCGGGGTACGCGATCGGAGGCCTCTCCGTCGGCGAGTCCGCCGACGAGATGGACCGCACGATCGACGACACCTGCCCCGCCCTGCCCCACGACCGCCCTCGTTACCTGATGGGGGTCGGCACGCCTCGGGACCTGCTCGAGTCGATCAGCCGCGGCGTCGACATGTTCGACTGCGTGATGCCCACCCGCAACGGCCGCAACGCGTTGGCGTTCACCGACGAGGGACCGCTGCGGCTCCGCAACGCCCGCCACACAGAAGACACCCGGCCGCTCGAGGAGGACTGCCCTTGCCCCGCCTGCCGCCACAGCCGGGGCTACCTGCGGCACCTGTTCACCGCCGGCGAGATGCTGGGCCCGATCCTGCTATCGATCCACAACCTCACCTACTACCAGCGGCTGATGGCCGACGCCCGGGCGGCGATCGAGGCCGACCGCTTCATGGCCTTCAAGGCTGGCAAACTGGCGGGTTGGGTGGGCACAGCCGACAAGTAA
- a CDS encoding oxidoreductase, with amino-acid sequence MPSQKYPRVASLKTADAFLARLQELGVSLPFDEEVTPGEAGTLAAPIEWSGGTIGNRFCILPMEGWDGETDGRPTELTKRRWKNFGLSGAKLLWGGEAVAVQPEGRANPNQLMINEHTLAGIAELRQIALDAHQTQFGSTDDLLLGLQLTHSGRFARPHDKKVIEPRIAYHHPVLDKRFNVQGDGPLLTDDDLDRLVDDFIAAAKLAQQVGFTFVDIKHCHGYLGHELLSGYDRPGRYGGDFEGRTRLLRNVTAGIRAEAPGLAIGVRLSVFDFTPFEPGEANIGAPSASAPYGCAFGGDGTAVGIDLAEPKRFLELLKHLGIDLLCSTAGSPYYNPHIQRPAYFPPSDGYLPPEDPLVGVARQIAATAELKAAHPEIVVVGSGYSYLQDWLPNVGQAVVRQGMADSIGLGRMVLSYPDLPADVIAGQTMQRKKICRTFSDCTTAPRNGIVSGCYPLDPFYKDMPEREELARIKKETVPT; translated from the coding sequence ATGCCATCCCAGAAGTACCCCCGCGTCGCGAGCCTCAAAACCGCCGACGCGTTCCTCGCCCGGCTACAGGAGCTGGGCGTCTCGCTGCCGTTCGATGAAGAGGTGACCCCAGGCGAGGCCGGAACGCTGGCGGCGCCGATCGAGTGGTCCGGCGGCACGATTGGCAACCGGTTCTGCATCCTGCCGATGGAGGGCTGGGACGGCGAGACCGATGGTCGCCCCACTGAGCTGACGAAGCGCCGCTGGAAGAACTTCGGCCTGTCCGGCGCCAAGCTGCTGTGGGGCGGCGAGGCGGTGGCCGTGCAGCCGGAGGGACGCGCCAACCCCAACCAGCTGATGATCAACGAGCACACGCTCGCCGGTATCGCCGAGTTGAGGCAGATCGCGCTGGACGCACACCAGACGCAGTTCGGCTCGACCGACGACCTGCTGCTCGGGCTCCAGCTGACGCACTCGGGGCGGTTCGCTCGTCCCCACGACAAGAAGGTCATCGAGCCCCGCATTGCGTACCACCACCCGGTGCTCGACAAGCGGTTCAACGTGCAGGGCGACGGCCCGCTCCTGACTGACGACGACCTCGATCGCCTGGTCGACGATTTCATCGCCGCCGCCAAGCTGGCGCAGCAGGTCGGCTTTACGTTTGTCGACATCAAGCACTGCCACGGCTACCTCGGCCACGAGCTGCTCTCCGGCTACGACCGCCCGGGCAGGTACGGCGGCGACTTCGAGGGGCGCACCCGCCTGCTGCGGAACGTCACCGCTGGCATCCGCGCCGAGGCGCCAGGCCTGGCGATTGGCGTGCGGCTGAGCGTGTTCGACTTCACGCCGTTCGAGCCGGGCGAGGCAAACATCGGCGCCCCGTCGGCCTCGGCGCCCTACGGCTGCGCCTTCGGCGGCGACGGCACCGCCGTTGGCATCGATCTGGCCGAACCGAAGAGGTTTCTCGAGCTGCTGAAGCACCTCGGCATCGACCTGCTGTGCAGCACCGCCGGCAGCCCCTACTACAACCCGCACATCCAGCGGCCCGCCTACTTCCCGCCCTCGGACGGATACCTGCCGCCCGAGGACCCGCTGGTGGGCGTCGCGCGGCAGATCGCCGCCACCGCCGAACTGAAGGCGGCCCACCCGGAAATCGTGGTGGTCGGCTCCGGCTACTCGTACCTGCAGGACTGGCTGCCGAACGTCGGCCAGGCGGTGGTGCGGCAGGGCATGGCCGACAGCATCGGCTTGGGGCGGATGGTGCTCTCCTACCCGGACCTGCCGGCCGACGTGATCGCCGGGCAGACGATGCAGCGGAAGAAGATCTGCCGCACGTTTAGCGACTGCACCACGGCCCCGAGGAACGGGATTGTGTCGGGGTGCTACCCGCTCGACCCGTTTTACAAGGACATGCCCGAGCGGGAAGAGCTAGCCCGCATCAAGAAAGAGACCGTGCCCACCTAG
- a CDS encoding transglutaminase family protein, with translation MPSSPAYCSPLAYHSFVHELHEIHRPLGLFRAASAIALHSRPEASIDDACEAINKLAGAVRSRVRSRTDQALLAHLHDVMFEVAGFRGNSTDYYNPANSYLPDVLRTRRGIPISLTLVYRTIASLVGLRVEGINAPGHFLASVTIYEGATDHTLFVDPFHGGVLLNEHETIELISGATGRQERATPATLAIASPSDWLLRSLRNLQGVFAHRGQVRDQLAMQELQAAIE, from the coding sequence TTGCCCAGCTCTCCCGCGTACTGCAGCCCCCTGGCGTACCACTCGTTCGTCCACGAGCTGCACGAGATCCACCGCCCGCTCGGGCTCTTCCGGGCGGCGTCGGCCATCGCCCTGCACTCCCGGCCCGAGGCCTCAATCGACGACGCCTGCGAAGCGATCAACAAGCTGGCGGGCGCGGTGCGATCGCGGGTCCGCTCGCGGACCGACCAGGCGCTGCTGGCGCACCTGCACGACGTGATGTTCGAGGTGGCGGGGTTCCGCGGCAACAGCACGGACTACTACAACCCGGCCAACAGCTACCTGCCAGACGTGCTGCGGACCCGGCGCGGAATCCCCATCTCGCTGACGCTGGTGTACCGCACGATCGCCTCGCTGGTCGGACTGCGGGTGGAAGGTATCAACGCGCCGGGGCACTTCCTCGCGTCGGTGACAATCTACGAGGGCGCGACGGACCACACGCTGTTCGTCGACCCATTCCACGGAGGCGTCCTGCTCAACGAGCACGAGACCATCGAGCTGATCTCCGGCGCCACCGGCCGCCAGGAGCGGGCCACGCCCGCCACGCTCGCTATCGCCAGCCCCTCCGACTGGCTACTCCGTTCGCTCCGCAACCTGCAAGGCGTGTTCGCGCACCGCGGCCAGGTGCGGGACCAGCTCGCGATGCAGGAGCTGCAGGCCGCGATCGAGTAG
- a CDS encoding glycoside hydrolase family 32 protein: MPSRVQFAPLLCAVGAVIPPACLFAEQAALPPRGGLIADFESDTYGEWRIEGDAFGAGPARGTLLGQMEVTGFQGGRLVNSFTGGDAATGMLSSPPFEVTSDFLHMLIGGGGHAGQTCVNLLVDGRVVRTATGPNQAPGGSEELVRVYWDVTPLRGKAAVIQIVDRHAGGWGHINVDDIRLSDQPAGVPADKLDGTTHFRTFASYADAGYDQPLRPQFHFTSRKNWINDPNGMVYLDGEYHLFFQHNPLGNEWGNMTWGHAVSPDMVHWRQLPHALLPYGGGTMYSGTAVVDHQDVLGVRTGQTPTLIAAFTHAREPFTQALAYSTDRGRTFELVNGGKPVVGNQGYDPGERDPKVFFHQPSGQWVMVLWVKQGKPGRVLIFNSPDLRNWTEVGRFDRDWVFECMDLVHLPVDGDPDNKKWVIYDASFEYEVGSFDGKQFRSETDALRGEHGPNYYAAQTFNNSPDGRTVIIGWMRGGEEVPFVRAGMPFNMQMSFPSTLELRTTGEGPRLYRWPVVEIEELYAESVAIGESSVQTANASLADFSGELLDVQVEFNAGAATQLTVEVRGQQIEYRDGAFHYAGATLPAPPVDGVAALRVLVDRASVELFANHGAAVSTHYADLSKQGRGVRLSAPQATTLRSLEVHRLRSAWGE; this comes from the coding sequence ATGCCGTCCCGCGTTCAGTTCGCCCCCCTTCTCTGCGCCGTCGGCGCCGTGATTCCGCCCGCGTGCCTGTTCGCGGAACAGGCAGCGTTACCGCCGCGTGGTGGACTGATTGCCGACTTCGAGTCGGACACCTATGGGGAATGGCGTATCGAGGGCGACGCGTTCGGCGCCGGCCCGGCCCGCGGCACGCTGCTCGGCCAGATGGAGGTCACCGGCTTCCAGGGTGGGCGGTTGGTGAACTCGTTCACTGGGGGCGACGCCGCCACCGGCATGCTCAGCTCGCCCCCGTTCGAGGTGACCAGCGACTTCCTCCACATGCTGATCGGCGGCGGCGGCCACGCGGGCCAGACGTGCGTCAACCTGCTGGTGGACGGCCGAGTGGTTCGCACCGCGACCGGCCCCAACCAGGCGCCCGGCGGAAGCGAGGAGCTAGTGCGGGTGTACTGGGACGTAACGCCACTGCGCGGCAAAGCGGCGGTGATCCAGATTGTCGATCGTCACGCCGGCGGCTGGGGGCACATCAATGTCGACGACATCCGTCTCAGCGATCAGCCGGCCGGGGTCCCTGCTGACAAGCTCGATGGCACGACGCATTTTCGCACGTTCGCATCGTACGCCGACGCAGGCTACGACCAGCCGCTGCGGCCTCAGTTCCACTTCACCTCCCGCAAGAACTGGATCAACGACCCCAACGGCATGGTGTACCTGGACGGGGAGTACCACCTGTTCTTCCAGCACAATCCCCTAGGCAACGAGTGGGGCAACATGACGTGGGGCCACGCGGTGAGCCCCGACATGGTCCACTGGCGGCAACTGCCGCACGCCCTGCTGCCGTACGGCGGCGGGACCATGTACTCCGGCACCGCGGTGGTTGACCATCAGGACGTGCTCGGTGTCCGAACGGGCCAGACGCCGACTCTGATCGCCGCGTTTACCCACGCCCGCGAGCCGTTCACCCAAGCGTTGGCGTACAGCACCGACCGCGGACGCACCTTTGAGCTGGTCAACGGCGGGAAGCCGGTCGTTGGCAATCAGGGCTACGACCCCGGCGAGCGCGACCCCAAGGTGTTCTTCCATCAGCCGTCGGGCCAATGGGTTATGGTGCTGTGGGTCAAGCAGGGCAAGCCCGGCCGCGTGCTCATCTTCAACTCGCCCGACCTGCGGAATTGGACCGAGGTGGGACGCTTCGACCGCGACTGGGTGTTCGAGTGCATGGACCTGGTGCATTTGCCCGTCGACGGCGACCCGGACAACAAGAAGTGGGTGATCTACGACGCCAGCTTCGAGTACGAGGTCGGCTCCTTCGACGGCAAGCAGTTCCGCTCAGAAACCGACGCCCTCCGCGGCGAGCACGGCCCCAACTACTACGCCGCCCAAACGTTCAACAACTCGCCGGACGGCCGCACGGTCATTATCGGCTGGATGCGTGGTGGCGAGGAGGTCCCCTTTGTGCGGGCCGGGATGCCGTTCAACATGCAGATGAGCTTCCCTTCCACCCTGGAGCTACGCACCACCGGCGAGGGCCCGCGGCTGTACCGCTGGCCAGTCGTTGAGATCGAGGAGTTGTACGCGGAGTCGGTCGCGATCGGCGAGTCGTCGGTCCAGACCGCCAACGCTTCGCTCGCGGACTTCAGCGGCGAACTGCTCGACGTGCAAGTTGAGTTCAACGCCGGCGCGGCCACCCAGCTTACCGTTGAGGTCCGGGGCCAGCAGATCGAGTACCGGGACGGCGCCTTCCACTACGCCGGCGCCACGCTCCCCGCGCCACCAGTCGACGGCGTGGCCGCGCTGCGGGTGCTGGTCGACCGGGCGTCGGTCGAGCTGTTCGCCAACCACGGCGCAGCGGTCTCGACCCATTACGCCGATCTTAGCAAGCAGGGCCGGGGCGTCCGCCTTTCGGCGCCTCAGGCTACAACGCTGCGTTCGCTGGAGGTGCACCGCCTCCGCTCCGCCTGGGGCGAGTAG